DNA from Pseudomonas putida:
CTGACCGAGTCGCCCGGCAGCGTGCCGTGGATCGCCCCTGACGACTCGATGCAGGACCACCCCACGGTGGTCTGGCGCAACCAGCAGCACCCAGGGCTGAGCCCACGCTACCAGTGCAGCAGCATGTCGACCATCGCCCAGTTGGTCACCGCAGGCCTGGGCGTGGCGGCATTGCCGGACTACATGGTGCACGCGCTGCCTGGGGTGGATGCACTGAGCGGCCCGCTGCCCGGCTGCGACACCCAGCTGTGGCTGCTGACCCGGCCGGATTGCCGTGCATTGCGCTCGGTTCAGACCCTGTTCGAGGAACTGACCCCGCGGTTGCGTGACGCGATGCTCTGAGGTTATCGTCAGGCTCAAGTATCGCGGCTGTCTGTTCCGGCTCTTTCGCGGGCCAACCCACTTCCACGGGGCAGGCGATGCCTGAGCGAGCGGGTTGGCCACAAAGAAGCAAACACAGGGCTTCTAGGTGACCGCCCGGCAAAACAGCGCTTCCCTATTGGCTGGTGAATTTTTATACTATCGAGTCCGCCTGCCCATTATTGGGCTGCACGCCCACCGCAATTGCTACTGAGGAAGACCATGGCCCGCGTAACTGTTGAAGACTGCCTGGAACACGTGGATAACCGCTTCGAGCTGGTCATGCTCTCGACCAAGCGCGCTCGCCAGCTGGCGACCGGCGGCAAAGAGCCACGCGTTGCGTGGGAAAACGACAAGCCGACCGTTGTTGCCCTGCGCGAAATCGCCGAAGGCATCGTCACCAACGAATTCATCGCCGCTGAAGAGATCGTCACCGAGGATCCGGTGTTCGCCGCGTTCGAGGACGAGAACAACGAGGCTGTCTGATTGATGCCAGGTCGACGTCGCACGGCGCAAGGCCCTCTTCCTCGGCAGGAGGTGAACCCATGCCGGGTATAGAAGCCTTGGCCGAACGGCTGTCGACCTATCTTGGCCCCGAACAGGTCAACCTGGTCCGGCGCGCCTATTTCTATGCCGAACAGGCCCACGATGGGCAGCGCCGCCGCAGTGGCGAGCCCTACGTGACGCATCCGCTGGCCGTGGCCAGCATCCTCGCCGACATGCACATGGACCATCAGAGCCTGATGGCGGCCATGCTGCACGATGTGATCGAAGACACCGGCATCGCCAAGGAAGCCCTCAGCCAGCAGTTTGGCGAGACCGTGGCCGAGCTGGTCGATGGGGTCAGCAAGCTGACCCAGATGAACTTCGAGACCAAGGCCGAGGCGCAGGCCGAGAACTTCCAGAAGATGGCCATGGCCATGGCTCGCGATATCCGCGTGATCCTGGTCAAGCTGGCCGACCGCCTGCATAACATGCGCACCCTGGAAGTGCTGTCCGGCGAAAAGCGTCGGCGCATCGCCAAGGAAACCCTCGAAATCTACGCCCCCATCGCCAATCGCCTGGGGATGCACACCGTGCGCGTGGAGTTCGAAGACCTCGGTTTCAAGGCCATGCACCCGATGCGCTCGTCGCTGATTCACCGAGCGGTGAAAAGCGCACGCGGCAACCGTAAAGAGATCGTCGCCAAGATCGAGCACTCGCTGGCCAACTGCCTGGCCGCCGATGGTATCGAGGGCGAGGTCAGCGGCCGGCAGAAACACCTCTATGGCATCTACAAGAAGATGCGCGGCAAGCGCCGTGCCTTCAACGAGATCATGGACGTGTATGCCTTCCGCATCATCGTCGACAAGGTCGATACCTGCTACCGCGTGCTTGGCGCCGTGCACAACTTGTACAAGCCGCTGCCCGGTCGCTTCAAGGATTACATCGCGATCCCCAAGGCCAACGGCTACCAGTCGTTGCACACCACGCTGTTCGGCATGCACGGCGTGCCCATCGAAATCCAGATCCGCACCCGCGAGATGGAAGAGATGGCCAACAATGGCATCGCCGCGCACTGGCTGTACAAGTCCAACGACGACGAACAGCCCAAGGGCAGCCACGCCCGCGCGCGTCAGTGGGTCAAAGGCATCCTCGAGCTGCAGCAACGTGCCGGCAACTCGCTGGAATTCATCGAGAGCGTGAAGATCGACCTGTTCCCGGACGAGGTCTACGTGTTCACGCCCAAGGGCCGCATCATGGAGCTGCCCAAAGGCTCCACGGCCGTCGACTTCGCCTACGCGGTGCACACCGACGTCGGCAACAGCTGCATCGCCTGCCGCATCAACCGTCGCCTGGCGCCGCTGTCCGAACCGCTGCAAAGCGGCTCGACAGTGGAAATCGTCAGTGCCCCGGGCGCCCGACCGAACCCGGCCTGGCTCAACTTCGTGGTCACCGGCAAGGCGCGCACGCACATCCGCCACGCGCTCAAGCAGCAGCGCCGCTCCGAGTCCATCAGCCTGGGCGAGCGCCTGCTGAACAAGGTCCTCACCGGCTTCGACAGCAGCCTGGAAAAAATCCCCCAGGAGCGCATTCAAGCGATTCTGGCCGAGTACCGCCTGGAGCTGATCGAAGACCTGCTCGAGGACATCGGCCTGGGCAACCGCATGGCCTACGTGGTCGCCCGTCGCCTGCTGTCGGCCGAAGGCGAACAGCTGCCGGCGCCGGAAGGCCCGCTGGCGATCCGCGGTACCGAAGGCCTGGTGCTGAGCTACGCCAAGTGCTGCACACCGATCCCAGGTGACCCGATCGTCGGCCACCTGTCGGCAGGCAAGGGCATGGTCGTGCACCTGGAAAACTGCCGCAACATCAGTGAAATCCGCCATAACCCGGAAAAGTGCGTACAGCTCTCCTGGGCCAAGGACATCACCGGCGAGTTCAATGTCGAACTGCGTGTCGAACTGGAACACCAGCGCGGCCTGATCGCCCTGCTGGCCAGCAGTGTCAACGCCGCCGACGGCAACATCGAGAAAATCAGCATGGACGAACGCGACGGCCGTATCAGCGTGGTCCAACTGGTGGTCAGCGTGCACGACCGCGTGCACCTGGCGCGTGTGATCAAGAAGCTGCGTACCCTGACCGGTGTGGTCCGCATCACCCGCATGCGTACGTAGTCCGCCAACCGCAAGGAGTCATCATGAGCAAGACCGTCATCACCAGCGACAAGGCCCCAGCCGCCATCGGTACCTACTCGCAAGCGATCAAGGCCGGCAACACCGTGTACATGTCGGGCCAGATCCCGCTGGACCCGAAGACCATGGAACTGGTCGAAGGCTTCGAAGCCCAGACCGTGCAAGTGTTCGAGAACCTCAAGGCCGTGGCTGAAGCCGCTGGTGGTTCGTTCAAGGACATCGTCAAGCTGAACATCTTCCTCACCGACCTGAGCCACTTCGCCAAGGTCAACGAGGTGATGGGCCGCTACTTCGAACAGCCCTACCCAGCCCGCGCCGCCATCGGCGTAGCCGCGCTGCCGAAAGGCTCCCAGGTCGAAATGGACGCCATCCTGGTCATCGAATGATGCCCCTGGTGACGGGCGCCCTGCCCGTCACCCTCTCTCCTCTGCAAGGTCAACCCGTCATGCGTCAAGCACTGCCCCTCGCGCTGGCAGCCCTGCTACTGGGCGGCTGCGCCAGCCACAAACCCGAAGATTTCAACGGCACCTGGATCAACCAGGACGCCATCACTGCGGCGGTCAAAGGCGGCAGCCTGCGCCAAGCACTGAACGAGCACGGCCCGGTATTCGAGTGGAAACTCGACGTTGCCAGCCAGCAAGCCAGCTACAGCAATGGTTTCGAGGCCGCTGACGGCCAGTTGAGCGCCAATGACAAGCAATGGCAGGCCAGCTTCGAGGGCGGCCAGACCGAGCAGTTGTCGCTTGATGGTGACGCGTTGCTGGCTGTCGACCAGCGCGGCGCCAAGCAGACCTTCGTGCGTGCCAAGGCGCCAGCTGCAGCCAATGCGCCACTGGGCAGCAGCTTCGAAAAGGCGCTGTACCAGGCTTACCTGGGCGGCGACTGGAAGATCGTCGAAGGCCAGGGCAAAGGTGCCAATGTACGTTTCAGCGACACCGGTAGCGTCACCGGCCTGCCCGGTCCGGACCGCTTCGCCCTGTGCCTGGCGGGCGATTGCGCAACCATGGGCGGCAGCAATGACAGCCTGTGGCTGGAGCGCAACCAGCGTGGTGCACCGTTCATCATCAAGCGTGATGGCGACAAGCTGGAGATTTTCCAGGCGGTTAACCGTGCTCAGCCGGACGACATGCCGGAACTGGCAGCAGGCAAGCGTCAGTGGGTGCTGGAGCGCAGCTGAAATCGAGCGCGGTTCCTGTAGGCGCGGCCTTGTGTCGCGATAGGGCTGCGAAGCAGCCCCCGCATTCTATGCGGCGACGCTGAAATCCTGGGGCCGCTGCGCGCCCCATCGCGACACAAGGCCGCTCCTACAGGGACCGCATCAGGCCTGAGACTGATTTTTTCCTTGAAGGATCGCGGCATAGCCTTCCTTGTAACTTGGGTACACCGGCGCCCAGCCCAACGCGCGCGCCCGGGCATTGCTGCAGCGCTTGCTGCCGGTGCGCCGTACCCGCTGCTCATCGGACCACTCGGTAACGCCCATGTACGCCCGCAGCCAGGCCACCACATCGGCCAGCGGCGCAGGGTCGTCGTCGACACCGATGTAGCATTCGTCCAGCGCCATGCCATCGGCATCAGCCTGCAGCAGAAACGCCAGCAGGCTGGCAGCATCCTCGGCATGAATGCGGTTGCCATACAGCGGCGGCTCCTCGGCCACACGGTAGCCCTGGCGAACCTGGCTCAACAGCCACTCGCGGCCTGGGCCATAGATACCGGTCAGGCGCACCACGCTCGCCGGGATGCCACTGGCCCGCGCCAGCTGTTCCGCCTCCAGCATCACCCGCCCGGAATAGCCCTCCGGTTCGGTGGCCGCGCCTTCCTCGATCCACTCGCCATCCATCCTTCTGCGCATACACGCTGCTGCTGGAGACGAACAGCAGCCGACGCGGGCGCTGGCCACGCTCGACCAGCCAGGCCAACACATGACGCAAGCCATCAACATAGGCCGCCTGGTAACCCGCCTCGTCGTGCTGGCTGGCCGCCACGCAGTAAACCAGGTAGTCCAGTGGGCCTTGTGGCCAGGCTTGCGGGATCGAAGGCTCGGCCAGGTCCGCGGCGACTGGTTGAACGCCCGCTGGCAGCTGCTCGACCGAACGGCGCAGGCCACTCACCTGCCAACCTTTAGCCAGCATCTGCAGGGCAAGACGCCCACCCACATCACCACAACCCACCACCATCACGGAAAGGTCTGACATCTTTAAACTCCCTAGACCAATTGATCATCCCGGCCACGCTACACGATGGGCGGCTAGACCATAGGCGAAAAAAGCAACAAGATTACTTTTGTTAACAAGAATTACTTGCAATAATGGCGGCCAATTTGTTCTCGGCCTACCTCGAGGCCTTGGAGAACGCTCACTTTTTTCTTCATCAGGTCCGGCCAGCATGACACGTACTCAACCTTCCGCTTCGCCAACCCCGTCGCGCGCCTGGCGCGCCATCGCCGCGCTGACGCTCAGCCTGGTGCTGGCCCCGGTGGCCATGGCCGATGAGCCAACTGCCAATGCCGCCACGCCTGCCGCTGCCTCTGCTCCGGCCGCTCCGGCAGCACCTGCCGTGGAAGGCCAGGCACCTGCAGGCCAAGCGCAAGCTGCCGCCCCGGCAGATTCGCAGGTACTGGTCGACCCCGCCACCGATACACTGGTTGAAGACACCTCGCTGGGCATGGCGCACGACCTGTCCCCTTGGGGCATGTACAAGAACGCCGACATCGTGGTGAAGATCGTCATGATCGGCCTGGCCATCGCCTCCATCATCACTTGGACCATCTGGATCGCCAAAGGCTTCGAGCTGATGGGCGCCAAACGTCGCCTGCGGGGTGAAATTGCCCAGCTGAAGAAATCCACCACCCTTAAAGAAGCCAGCGAAGTCTCCAACAAGGAAGGCACCCTGGCCCACACGCTGGTCCACGATGCCCTCGAAGAAATGCGTCTGTCGGCCAACGCCCGTGAAAAAGAGGGTATCAAGGAACGCGTCAGCTTCCGCCTGGAGCGCTTGGTGCATGCCAGCGGCCGCACCATGAGCAGCGGCACCGGCGTCCTGGCCACCATCGGCTCCACCGCGCCGTTCGTCGGTCTGTTCGGTACCGTATGGGGCATCATGAACAGCTTCATCGGCATCGCCAAGACCCAGACCACCAACCTGGCCGTGGTTGCCCCAGGTATCGCCGAAGCCCTGCTGGCCACCGCCCTGGGTCTGGTCGCGGCAATCCCGGCTGTGGTCATCTACAACGTCTTCGCCCGCTCCATTGCCGGCTACAAGGCCCAGGTGTCCGACGCCTCCGCACAGGTACTGCTGCTGGTCAGCCGTGACCTGGACCACCAGGGCAGCGAGCGCGCTGCCCCGCACATGGTGAAAGTGGGGTAAACCATGGGCCTGCATCTCAACGAAGGTGGCGACGACCTCGCCGAAAACCACGAAATCAACGTTACGCCGTTCATCGACGTAATGCTGGTGCTGCTGATCATCTTCATGGTCGCAGCCCCCTTGGCCACGGTCGACATCAAGGTCGACCTGCCAGCCTCGACCGCCAAACCGGCGCCGAGGCCCGAGAAGCCGGTGTTCGTCAGCGTCAAGGCCGACCAGAAGCTGTACGTCGGCGACGATCAGGTTGCTGCGCCCGAACAGCTTGGCCCGATGCTCGACGCCAAGACCAAGGGTGACAAGGAAACCACCATCTTCTTCCAGGCCGACAAAGGCGTGGATTACGGTGACCTGATGGAAGTGATGAACAACATGCGCGCGGCCGGCTACCTCAAGGTCGGTCTGGTAGGTCTCGAGACGGCAGCCAAGAAATGACGAAAACGCGCTCGAACATGGCGCGCTACGGTGGCAGCCTGGCGATCGTGCTGGGCGTGCACGTGGTCGCCGTGCTGCTGACGCTCAACTGGTCGGTGCCCCAGGCCATCGAACTGCCCCCGGCAGCGATGATGGTCGAACTGGCACCGCTACCGGAGCCTGCGCCACCACCACCACCGAAAGCGGCTCCACAGCCACCGGCACCGGTCGAAGAACTGCCATTGCCGAAGCTGGTGGAAGCGCCCAAGCCCAAGATCGCCGTCCACAAGCCGCCCAAGCCGAAGGCCAAGCCACAGCCGCCCAAGCCCGAGAAAAAGCCTGAGCCGCCGAAGGAAGCGCCGCCAACCGAGCAAACGGTAGACGCACCGCCCAGCAACACGCCACCGCAGAAGTCCGCGGCACCGGCACCGAGCATTGCGTCCAACAGCAACGCCCTGCCCACCTGGCAGAGCGACCTGCTGCGCCACCTGGCCAAATACAAGCGTTACCCGGAAGACGCGCGCCGTCGCGGCCTGCAAGGCATCAACCGCCTGCGCTTCGTGGTCGACGCCGAAGGCAAGGTGGTGTCGTACTCCATGGCCGGTGGTTCGGGCAGCGCCGCACTGGACCGGGCGACCCTGGAAATGATCCGTCGGGCCGGCACGGTACCCAAGCCGCCACCCGAGTTGCTGAACAATGGCACGATCGAAGTCGTGGCACCGTTCGTCTACTCACTGGACCGCCGCTGAGACTTTTGTTTCTGTCACAAATCGGCAAGTCTGATAACGTGCGTCTATCGATTGCAGCCGCTATGCTGGGCCCGCAACTTCATGGACGCACGTTATGACCCTCACAGAATTACGCTACATCGTCACACTCGCCCAGGAACAGCACTTCGGCCACGCCGCCGAGCGCTGCCACGTGAGCCAGCCGACCCTGTCGGTCGGTGTGAAGAAGCTCGAGGATGAGCTTGGCGTTCTGATCTTCGAGCGCAGCAAAAGCGCGGTACGCCTGACCCCGGTCGGTGAAAGCATCGTTGCCCAGGCGCAGAAGGTACTGGAGCAGGCCCAAGGCATTCGCGAACTGGCGCAGGCCGGCAAGAATCAGCTGACCGCCCCGCTCAAGGTCGGTGCCATCTACACCGTCGGCCCCTACCTGTTCCCGCATCTGATCCCGCAACTGCACCGCGTGGCGCCGCAGATGCCGCTGTACATCGAAGAAAACTTCACCCACGTACTGCGCGAAAAGCTGCGCAACGGCGAACTGGACGCGGTGATCATCGCCCTGCCGTTCAACGAAGCCGACGTGCTGACCTTGCCGCTGTACGACGAACCGTTCTGCGCCTTGATGCCTGCCGACCACCCGTGGACGGCGAAGAAGACCATCGACACCGCCATGCTCAACGACAAGAGCCTGTTGCTGCTCGGTGAAGGCCACTGCTTCCGTGACCAGGTACTGGAAGCCTGCCCAACCTTGAACAAGGGGGAGAAGGCTCCAGGCACACCACGGTCGAGTCCAGTTCGCTGGAAACCATCCGCCACATGGTGGCCTCGGGCCTTGGCGTGTCGATCCTGCCGCTGTCGGCCGTGCACAGCCATCACTACGCCCCCGGCGTCATCGAAGTGCGCCCGCTGACGGCACCGGCACCGTTCCGTACCGTGGCCATCGCCTGGCGCGCCAGCTTCCCTCGGCCCAAGGCCATCGAGATCCTCGCTGACTCGATCCGCCTGTGCTCGGTCGCAAAAAACCCTGCGGAACAGCCGGCCTGAGTCATGAGTGAGCTGTCGAAAGTCCCGGTCACGGTACTGAAAGGTGTTGGTGAGGCCATGGCGGAAAAGCTCGCCAAGGTCGGCCTGGAAAACCTGCAAGACGTGCTGTTCCACCTACCCCTGCGCTACCAGGACCGCACCCGAGTGGTACCGATTGGCCAACTGCGCCCCGGCCAGGATGCGGTGATCGAGGGGGTGGTCAGTGGTAGCGACGTGACCATGGGCAAGCGCCGCAGCCTGGTGGTGCGCCTGGGTGATGGCAGCGGCGTGCTGACACTGCGCTTCTACCACTTCAGCAACGCGCAGAAGGAGGGCCTGAAGCGCGGCACTCACCTGCGCTGCTACGGCGAAGCCCGCCCCGGCGCTTCGGGCCTGGAAATCTGACCACCCAGAGTACCGCGCACTGAACGGCGACGAGCCGCCGCCACCGGTCGAGCAGACCCTGACGCCGATCTACCCCTCCACCGAAGGCCTTACCCAGCAACGCCTGCGCCTGTTGTGCCAACAGAGCCTTGGCCTGCTCGGCCCACGCAGCCTGCCCGACTGGTTGCCGGACGAACTGGCGCGGGACTACCAGCTGGCGCCGCTGGACGAAGCCATTCGCTACCTGCACAACCCACCGGCCGACGCCGACCTCGACGAGCTTGCCGAAGGCCAGCACTGGGCCCAGCACCGCCTGGCCTTCGAAGAGCTGCTGACCCATCAGCTGTCGCAACAACGCCTGCGCGAAAGCCTGCGCAGCCTGCGTGCACCGGTATTGCCCAAGGCCACGCGCCTGCAGGCGCAATACCTGGCCAACCTAGGCTTCCAGCCGACCGGCGCGCAGCAGCGGGTAGCCAACGAAATTGCCTACGACCTCAGCCAGCACGCGCCAATGATGCGCCTGGTACAAGGCGATGTGGGGGCGGGCAAGACCGTGGTTGCCGCCCTGGCTGCGTTGCAGGGCCTGGAAGCGGGCTACCAGGTGGCGCTGATGGCACCCACCGAGATTCTCGCCGAACAGCACTACATCACCTTCAAACGCTGGCTCGAACCGCTTGGCATCGAAGTGGCGTGGCTGGCTGGCAAGCTCAAGGGCAAGGCCCGGGCAGCCTCGTTGGAGCAGATCGCCAACGGTGCACCCATGGTGGTCGGCACCCACGCGCTGTTCCAGGAAGAGGTCAAGTTCAAGCACCTGGCCCTGGCGATCATCGACGAACAGCACCGGTTCGGCGTACAGCAACGCCTGGCCCTGCGCAAAAAAGGCGTGGCCGGCGAGCTGTGCCCACACCAGCTGATCATGACTGCCACGCCTATTCCGCGCACCCTGGCCATGAGCGCCTATGCCGACCTGGACACCTCGGTGCTCGACGAACTGCCGCCTGGGCGTACCCCGGTGAACACGGTGCTGGTGGCCGACAGCCGCCGCTTCGAGGTGGTGGAGCGGGTTCGCGCCGCTTGCGCCGAGGGGCGCCAGGCCTATTGGGTGTGCACCCTGATCGAAGAGTCTGAAGAGCTGACCTGTCAGGCAGCCGAAAGCACTTATGAAGAACTCGGCAGCGCCTTGGGCGAACTGCGTGTGGGCCTGATTCACGGCCGCATGAAACCTGCGGAAAAAGCCGAGATCATGGCGCAGTTCAAGGCCGGTGAGTTGCAGTTGCTGGTCGCGACCACTGTCATCGAAGTCGGCGTGGACGTACCCAACGCCAGCCTGATGATCATCGAAAACCCCGAACGCCTGGGCCTTGCCCAACTGCATCAGCTGCGCGGCCGGGTTGGCCGGGGCAGCGCCGTCAGCCATTGCGTGCTGCTGTACCACCCACCGCTGTCGCAGATCGGTCGCGAGCGCTTGGGGATCATGCGCGAAACCAACGATGGCTTCATCATCGCCGAAAAGGACCTTGAGCTGCGTGGTCCGGGCGAGATGCTGGGCACCCGCCAAACCGGCCTGCTTCAGTTCAAGGTCGCCGACCTGATGCGCGACGCCGACCTGCTGCCGGCTGTGCGAGACGCCGCTCAAGCCCTGGTCGCGCGCTGGCCGGATCATGTCAGCCCGCTACTCGACCGCTGGCTGCGCCATGGCCAGCAATATGGCCAAGTGTGACGCTAGTCCCAGAACGGATCCAGATTTGCTCGCAGGCTGGTTATACTTCGCGTTTAAAAGAAACAGTGGATACGGACCATGACTGAAGTTGCCCTGGACACCGCAACCCCACACGCCCCCTCTGTCATCAGGCTGCTGCTCGACAAACTCGGCGTGGCCTACCGCGAGGTGGTCGAACACCCGCAGCTGCCTGCGGCTTCGCGGGTGCAGGCGGTGCTTCTCGACGACGAGGTCGGCGCCCTCATGGTGCTGTTCCCGCAGAGCCAACTGCTGGACCTCAACCGCCTGGCCGAGCTGACCGGGCGCAAGCTCACCGCTGTGTCGGTGCCGCGACTGAAGCAGATGCTCGACAAGCACCAGCTCAAGGCCTTGCCGGGTATCCCGGCGCTGACCAGCTCGCCGTGCCAGTACGAAAAGAGCTTGCTCGACGCCGAGACCGTCTATATCCAGTCGGGCGAAGCCGGCCTGCTGCTGGAAATCGAACGCGCGAACTTCAAGCGTATGCTGGCCAAAGCCAGCGCCAGCAACTTCGGTCAGGAAGTCGAGGCCATCAGCCCCAACCTCGACCGCCCCGATGACGACACCCGGGAAATCACCAATGCCGTCCAGGCCTTCACTGCCCGACGCATTCAGAAGCGCCTGGAAGAAACCATCGAAATCCCACCGCTGGCCGACACCGCGCAAAAAATCATCAAGCTACG
Protein-coding regions in this window:
- the rpoZ gene encoding DNA-directed RNA polymerase subunit omega, whose product is MARVTVEDCLEHVDNRFELVMLSTKRARQLATGGKEPRVAWENDKPTVVALREIAEGIVTNEFIAAEEIVTEDPVFAAFEDENNEAV
- the spoT gene encoding bifunctional GTP diphosphokinase/guanosine-3',5'-bis pyrophosphate 3'-pyrophosphohydrolase is translated as MPGIEALAERLSTYLGPEQVNLVRRAYFYAEQAHDGQRRRSGEPYVTHPLAVASILADMHMDHQSLMAAMLHDVIEDTGIAKEALSQQFGETVAELVDGVSKLTQMNFETKAEAQAENFQKMAMAMARDIRVILVKLADRLHNMRTLEVLSGEKRRRIAKETLEIYAPIANRLGMHTVRVEFEDLGFKAMHPMRSSLIHRAVKSARGNRKEIVAKIEHSLANCLAADGIEGEVSGRQKHLYGIYKKMRGKRRAFNEIMDVYAFRIIVDKVDTCYRVLGAVHNLYKPLPGRFKDYIAIPKANGYQSLHTTLFGMHGVPIEIQIRTREMEEMANNGIAAHWLYKSNDDEQPKGSHARARQWVKGILELQQRAGNSLEFIESVKIDLFPDEVYVFTPKGRIMELPKGSTAVDFAYAVHTDVGNSCIACRINRRLAPLSEPLQSGSTVEIVSAPGARPNPAWLNFVVTGKARTHIRHALKQQRRSESISLGERLLNKVLTGFDSSLEKIPQERIQAILAEYRLELIEDLLEDIGLGNRMAYVVARRLLSAEGEQLPAPEGPLAIRGTEGLVLSYAKCCTPIPGDPIVGHLSAGKGMVVHLENCRNISEIRHNPEKCVQLSWAKDITGEFNVELRVELEHQRGLIALLASSVNAADGNIEKISMDERDGRISVVQLVVSVHDRVHLARVIKKLRTLTGVVRITRMRT
- a CDS encoding RidA family protein, whose translation is MSKTVITSDKAPAAIGTYSQAIKAGNTVYMSGQIPLDPKTMELVEGFEAQTVQVFENLKAVAEAAGGSFKDIVKLNIFLTDLSHFAKVNEVMGRYFEQPYPARAAIGVAALPKGSQVEMDAILVIE
- the exbB gene encoding tonB-system energizer ExbB, with translation MTRTQPSASPTPSRAWRAIAALTLSLVLAPVAMADEPTANAATPAAASAPAAPAAPAVEGQAPAGQAQAAAPADSQVLVDPATDTLVEDTSLGMAHDLSPWGMYKNADIVVKIVMIGLAIASIITWTIWIAKGFELMGAKRRLRGEIAQLKKSTTLKEASEVSNKEGTLAHTLVHDALEEMRLSANAREKEGIKERVSFRLERLVHASGRTMSSGTGVLATIGSTAPFVGLFGTVWGIMNSFIGIAKTQTTNLAVVAPGIAEALLATALGLVAAIPAVVIYNVFARSIAGYKAQVSDASAQVLLLVSRDLDHQGSERAAPHMVKVG
- the exbD gene encoding TonB system transport protein ExbD is translated as MGLHLNEGGDDLAENHEINVTPFIDVMLVLLIIFMVAAPLATVDIKVDLPASTAKPAPRPEKPVFVSVKADQKLYVGDDQVAAPEQLGPMLDAKTKGDKETTIFFQADKGVDYGDLMEVMNNMRAAGYLKVGLVGLETAAKK
- a CDS encoding energy transducer TonB, whose translation is MTKTRSNMARYGGSLAIVLGVHVVAVLLTLNWSVPQAIELPPAAMMVELAPLPEPAPPPPPKAAPQPPAPVEELPLPKLVEAPKPKIAVHKPPKPKAKPQPPKPEKKPEPPKEAPPTEQTVDAPPSNTPPQKSAAPAPSIASNSNALPTWQSDLLRHLAKYKRYPEDARRRGLQGINRLRFVVDAEGKVVSYSMAGGSGSAALDRATLEMIRRAGTVPKPPPELLNNGTIEVVAPFVYSLDRR